Proteins encoded in a region of the Rickettsia tillamookensis genome:
- a CDS encoding DNA cytosine methyltransferase translates to MYKFIDLFCGIGGFRKALEEKGLECVFSSDIDKDVQEAYKRNFGDKPYGDITEISENKIPKHDILCAGFPCQSFSISGKRLGIDDNNGRLFYEIIRIAQYHKPYILLLENVKNILNINNGSVIETIDQKLDEIGYKVYRNILNASLFGVPQARERVYFVCLRKDFSSEYTLNYVKPKESYERIFLDDILEKDVDKSLYINRDDIVLDKTPVEKQLKPIRIGQVNKGGQGERIYSPYGHSITLSAFGGGIGARTGLYYINDKIRRLSINECKHLMGFPQGHYVADGLKGYRQLGNSVIPQIIANIYDSIRAV, encoded by the coding sequence ATGTATAAGTTTATAGATTTATTTTGCGGCATCGGTGGTTTTAGAAAAGCTCTTGAGGAGAAAGGTCTAGAATGCGTGTTTTCTTCCGATATAGACAAAGATGTACAAGAAGCATACAAAAGAAATTTCGGTGATAAGCCATACGGTGATATCACTGAAATATCTGAAAATAAAATTCCTAAGCATGATATTTTATGTGCCGGTTTTCCTTGTCAGTCTTTTAGTATTTCAGGTAAAAGACTTGGTATAGATGATAATAACGGTAGGCTCTTTTATGAAATAATCAGAATAGCACAATACCACAAACCATACATATTATTACTTGAGAATGTTAAAAATATTTTAAATATTAATAATGGCAGTGTAATTGAAACTATAGATCAAAAATTAGATGAGATTGGCTATAAAGTATATAGAAATATATTGAATGCTTCATTATTTGGAGTACCGCAAGCAAGAGAAAGAGTTTATTTTGTTTGCTTACGAAAAGATTTTAGCAGCGAATATACACTTAACTACGTAAAACCAAAAGAATCTTATGAAAGGATTTTTCTTGATGATATTTTAGAAAAGGATGTTGATAAAAGCTTATATATTAATAGAGATGATATTGTTTTAGATAAAACACCGGTTGAAAAGCAATTAAAACCAATTAGAATTGGTCAAGTTAATAAAGGGGGGCAAGGTGAAAGGATTTACAGCCCTTATGGTCATTCAATAACTTTATCGGCTTTTGGTGGCGGTATCGGTGCTAGAACCGGTCTTTATTACATAAATGATAAAATTAGAAGATTATCAATTAATGAATGTAAGCATTTAATGGGGTTTCCTCAAGGTCATTATGTTGCAGATGGGTTAAAAGGTTATAGGCAATTAGGCAATTCAGTAATTCCACAAATAATAGCAAATATATATGACTCAATAAGAGCAGTTTAA
- a CDS encoding succinate dehydrogenase iron-sulfur subunit, producing the protein MAELRLPPNSVVKKGKEHKEHEEMLKPRKVKIYRYDPDLDENPTIDSFEIDLSKTGPMVLDALIKIKNEIDSTLTFRRSCREGICGSCSMNIDGTNTLACIKPIEDISGDIKIYPLPHMKVVKDLVPDMSHFYAQYESIEPWLKTDSPTPSNSERLQSIKDREKLDGLYECILCACCSTSCPSYWWNGDKYLGPAILLQAYRWIADSRDDHTGERLEALEDPFKLYRCHTIMNCTKTCPKGLNPAKAIGKIKSLIAERHGV; encoded by the coding sequence ATGGCAGAGTTAAGATTACCGCCAAATTCAGTAGTAAAAAAAGGAAAAGAGCATAAAGAGCACGAGGAAATGCTTAAACCTAGAAAGGTAAAAATTTATAGGTATGACCCTGACCTTGATGAGAATCCTACTATTGACAGTTTTGAGATAGATTTAAGTAAAACCGGACCAATGGTTTTAGATGCTTTAATTAAAATCAAAAATGAAATCGATTCGACTCTAACATTTAGACGTTCTTGTCGAGAAGGAATTTGTGGTAGTTGTTCCATGAATATTGACGGCACAAATACTTTAGCTTGCATAAAACCTATAGAAGATATATCGGGCGATATCAAAATCTATCCGCTTCCTCATATGAAAGTAGTGAAAGACTTAGTACCGGATATGTCGCATTTTTATGCACAATACGAATCTATAGAACCTTGGCTCAAAACCGATAGCCCTACCCCTTCAAACTCTGAAAGGTTACAGTCGATTAAAGACCGAGAAAAGCTTGACGGTTTATATGAGTGTATATTATGTGCTTGCTGTTCTACTTCCTGTCCTAGCTATTGGTGGAACGGTGATAAATATTTGGGTCCTGCGATTTTATTGCAGGCTTATCGATGGATTGCCGATTCAAGGGATGATCATACCGGCGAACGTCTTGAAGCTTTAGAAGATCCGTTCAAGCTTTATCGTTGTCATACGATTATGAACTGTACTAAGACCTGCCCGAAAGGCTTAAATCCTGCTAAAGCTATCGGTAAAATAAAAAGTTTAATTGCAGAACGTCATGGCGTATGA
- the yidC gene encoding membrane protein insertase YidC, which produces MNNNIINLIAAIILSLSIIFGWQYFVVKPEQKKQQQQIAVQKAENLKKQQLKALVEPATDIVVQEESGVQRIKIESESLTGSISLKGLRFDDLILKKYKQDLSNNSPEVRLFSPANTENAYFAEIGLVSNLSSVKLPNNDTIWNSDSEILSPEKPVNLFWVNEDGVKFLVTITVDENYLFTIEQTIVNNSDKELPVQSYGLINRKYIAVEKAVNILHQGPIGCIDENLKEYSYDDIKDKKSEKFAASKVDWIGITDKYWLSSLIPDKSSNYSSNFNYALKQGTERYQVDFISPVQIIKPGENFSIKSRIFAGAKKVDLLDKYEKQYDIKLFDRAIDFGWFYIITKPVFYAMNFFYGYVGNFGVSILIVTVIIKLLMFTLANKSYRSMKKMKNLQPEIDRIKNLYSDDKARLNQEIMALYKKEKVNPVAGCLPILVQIPVFFSIYKVLYVTIEMRQAPFYGWIKDLSAPDPTTIFNLFGLLPFSPPSFLMIGAWPILMAITMFLQQKMSPEPADPMQAQVMKFMPLIFLFMFSSFPVGLLIYWSWNNILSIIQQYYINKFN; this is translated from the coding sequence ATGAATAATAATATAATTAATCTAATAGCCGCTATTATACTGTCTTTAAGTATAATTTTCGGTTGGCAATATTTTGTTGTAAAACCTGAACAAAAAAAACAGCAACAGCAAATAGCAGTGCAGAAAGCAGAAAATTTAAAGAAACAACAGTTAAAAGCTTTAGTAGAACCTGCAACTGATATTGTTGTTCAAGAAGAAAGCGGGGTACAGCGTATTAAAATAGAATCTGAATCACTCACCGGTTCTATTTCATTAAAAGGACTTAGATTTGACGATTTAATATTAAAGAAATATAAGCAAGATTTATCTAACAATAGTCCTGAAGTGAGATTATTTTCACCGGCTAATACAGAAAATGCCTATTTTGCTGAAATTGGTTTAGTTAGTAATTTATCTAGTGTAAAACTCCCTAACAACGATACTATATGGAATAGTGATAGTGAAATATTAAGCCCTGAAAAACCCGTTAATTTATTTTGGGTTAATGAAGACGGAGTTAAATTTTTAGTTACTATTACTGTCGATGAAAACTATTTATTTACTATAGAGCAAACCATCGTTAATAATAGTGATAAAGAACTTCCTGTGCAATCTTATGGTTTAATAAACCGTAAATATATTGCCGTAGAGAAAGCAGTGAATATATTACATCAAGGACCTATCGGGTGTATAGACGAGAATCTTAAAGAATATTCGTATGATGATATTAAAGATAAGAAAAGTGAAAAATTTGCAGCAAGTAAGGTTGACTGGATAGGAATTACCGATAAATATTGGTTATCTTCCTTGATTCCGGATAAATCAAGTAATTACAGCTCGAATTTTAATTATGCTCTTAAGCAAGGGACTGAAAGATATCAGGTAGATTTTATTTCACCGGTACAAATAATAAAGCCCGGCGAAAATTTTTCCATTAAAAGCAGAATTTTTGCAGGAGCAAAAAAAGTAGATTTGCTTGATAAATATGAAAAGCAATATGATATTAAATTATTTGATAGAGCTATTGATTTCGGCTGGTTTTATATAATTACCAAACCGGTTTTCTACGCCATGAATTTTTTCTATGGCTATGTCGGTAATTTCGGTGTTAGTATATTAATTGTTACGGTTATAATTAAGCTATTAATGTTTACTTTAGCCAATAAGTCTTATCGTTCGATGAAAAAAATGAAAAATTTACAGCCGGAAATCGATAGGATAAAAAATTTATACAGTGATGATAAGGCACGTTTAAATCAAGAAATAATGGCTTTATATAAAAAAGAAAAAGTAAATCCGGTAGCTGGTTGTTTACCTATACTTGTTCAAATTCCGGTATTTTTCTCTATCTATAAAGTATTGTATGTAACTATTGAAATGCGGCAAGCACCGTTTTACGGCTGGATTAAAGACTTATCTGCCCCTGATCCTACTACTATTTTTAATTTATTCGGCTTATTACCGTTCTCGCCTCCATCATTTTTAATGATTGGAGCATGGCCTATTTTAATGGCTATTACTATGTTCTTACAGCAAAAAATGAGTCCTGAACCTGCAGATCCGATGCAAGCTCAAGTAATGAAATTTATGCCGCTAATTTTTTTATTTATGTTTAGTAGTTTTCCTGTGGGACTTTTAATATATTGGTCTTGGAATAATATTCTATCCATAATTCAACAATATTATATTAATAAATTTAATTAA
- the lgt gene encoding prolipoprotein diacylglyceryl transferase, translating into MTFPNINPIIFSIGPLAVSWYSLSYVVGILLGWFYANKIIEKFKPQITKKNLEDFITYAVIGIIVGGRLGFVLLYNPSRYFSNPIDILKTYEGGMSFHGGALGVIIAAYLFCRKYKVNFLSLTDIIAPVVPIGLFLGRIANFINGELYGRITDSSFGIIFPNSDLMPRHPSQLYEAFFEGLVLFCILAYATFKHKTLKKCGLNSGIFLIFYALFRIAIEIFREPDIQIGFILDSLTMGQILSVPMLLLGSYLICQSNPK; encoded by the coding sequence ATGACATTTCCTAATATCAATCCAATTATTTTCTCTATAGGTCCCCTTGCTGTCTCTTGGTATTCTCTTTCATATGTAGTAGGAATTTTGCTAGGTTGGTTCTATGCAAACAAAATTATAGAAAAATTTAAGCCTCAAATTACTAAAAAAAATCTAGAAGATTTCATTACTTATGCCGTTATAGGCATAATAGTCGGAGGCAGGCTAGGATTTGTTTTATTATATAACCCTTCTAGATATTTTTCAAATCCAATAGATATCTTAAAAACTTATGAAGGCGGTATGTCTTTCCATGGCGGAGCTTTAGGGGTGATTATTGCTGCTTATTTATTTTGTCGAAAATATAAAGTTAATTTTTTAAGTCTCACAGATATAATAGCCCCCGTAGTACCTATCGGATTGTTTTTAGGCAGAATTGCTAATTTTATTAACGGCGAATTATACGGACGTATTACAGACTCTTCATTCGGTATAATTTTTCCAAATAGTGATTTGATGCCAAGACATCCTAGTCAATTATATGAAGCTTTTTTTGAAGGTTTAGTATTATTTTGTATCTTAGCGTATGCAACATTTAAGCACAAAACTCTTAAAAAGTGCGGTTTAAACTCAGGAATATTTTTAATATTTTACGCTCTTTTCCGAATCGCTATTGAAATATTTAGAGAACCAGACATACAAATCGGGTTTATTTTAGATAGCTTAACTATGGGACAAATCTTATCTGTACCTATGTTACTTTTAGGAAGTTATTTAATATGTCAATCGAATCCAAAATAA
- a CDS encoding lysozyme inhibitor LprI family protein → MTQGDMNYCAGEEYKKVDKKLNQIYKEILKHISDEQEKVNLLKKSQNLWIKYRDADCEFRSSGVYGGSVYPMILLMCLTEKTEERIKEFEAMLKCEEGDLSCPFIIKTQNLN, encoded by the coding sequence ATGACACAAGGTGATATGAATTATTGTGCTGGCGAAGAATATAAGAAAGTTGATAAGAAACTAAATCAAATATATAAAGAAATATTAAAGCATATTTCAGACGAGCAAGAAAAAGTTAATTTACTTAAAAAATCCCAAAATTTATGGATTAAGTACCGAGATGCTGATTGTGAATTTCGGAGTTCTGGGGTTTATGGCGGTTCCGTATATCCAATGATACTGCTTATGTGTCTTACAGAAAAAACCGAAGAGCGTATAAAAGAATTTGAAGCCATGCTGAAATGTGAAGAAGGCGACTTAAGTTGTCCTTTTATAATCAAAACTCAAAACCTAAATTAA
- a CDS encoding class I SAM-dependent methyltransferase — MSIESKIRQSIEQNGYITCDVLMQEVLQSNPTSYYQQVKSLASEGDFVTAPEISQLFGEIIGLWCIKEWQRIGCPKSLSLVELGPGRGLLMRDLLRTAKLVPEFYKALSIELIEINQNFIAYQKANLQDINLPISHRSFVEDIPKKPTIIIANEFFDAMPIKQYIKVKELWYERIFVVQPVDGRIKYDKISVNKQLQEYLLRTHIEAKDGAVLEESYNSIEIIKFIAQHLKKLSGSCLIIDYGYDLAPGNRTRYQYNPTLQAVKNHKYCPILENLGEADLSAHVDFYTLKTVAKNSKINVIDTISQRDFLIENGILLRKQTLQDKLSKEQAGIIEKQVERLISPKQMGTLFKVLQIMN; from the coding sequence ATGTCAATCGAATCCAAAATAAGACAATCAATTGAACAAAACGGCTATATTACTTGCGATGTTCTCATGCAGGAAGTATTACAATCAAATCCTACTTCCTATTATCAGCAAGTAAAATCGTTGGCTAGCGAAGGTGACTTTGTTACAGCTCCTGAAATTTCGCAGCTATTCGGTGAAATTATCGGCTTATGGTGTATCAAGGAGTGGCAAAGAATCGGTTGCCCAAAAAGTCTTAGTTTGGTTGAGCTTGGTCCCGGTCGAGGTCTATTAATGCGTGATTTACTACGCACTGCAAAATTAGTACCGGAATTTTACAAAGCTTTATCAATTGAACTAATAGAAATTAATCAAAATTTTATTGCTTATCAAAAGGCTAATTTACAAGATATTAATTTACCGATTAGCCATCGATCATTTGTAGAAGATATACCCAAAAAACCTACTATAATAATAGCTAATGAATTCTTTGATGCTATGCCGATAAAGCAATATATTAAAGTCAAGGAATTATGGTATGAAAGAATATTTGTAGTGCAACCGGTAGACGGCAGAATTAAATACGATAAAATAAGCGTTAATAAGCAATTACAAGAATATTTGCTGCGTACTCATATTGAAGCAAAAGACGGAGCAGTACTTGAAGAATCTTATAACTCAATAGAAATTATAAAATTTATAGCACAGCATCTAAAAAAACTAAGCGGCAGCTGCTTAATAATAGATTACGGCTATGATCTAGCTCCGGGTAACAGAACTAGATATCAGTATAATCCAACATTACAAGCGGTTAAAAACCATAAATATTGCCCCATCCTTGAAAATCTTGGAGAAGCTGATTTATCGGCACATGTGGATTTTTATACATTAAAAACAGTAGCTAAAAATAGTAAAATAAATGTAATAGATACAATATCGCAACGAGATTTTTTAATAGAAAACGGAATCTTATTACGCAAACAAACATTGCAAGATAAGCTTAGCAAGGAGCAAGCAGGGATAATAGAAAAACAAGTAGAGAGGCTAATATCCCCAAAACAAATGGGAACATTATTTAAAGTGCTACAAATAATGAATTAA
- a CDS encoding class I SAM-dependent methyltransferase: MITKNIQYYDNNAQLFYDRTINADLSDNYKKFISYLPKNAHILDAGCGVGRDTKYFLSQRYQVTAFDGSTEMVRLASKETGINVLHSTFQDMNFKELFDGVWAQATLLHVPYDETKDVYKKIHAALKPEGIFYASYGYGSDIIQNDDRDFYNMNEDTIKLYFNGLFEVVKIWTEKSKRFSPSKEALWLNFIVKKSKNYD; encoded by the coding sequence ATGATAACAAAAAATATACAATATTACGATAATAATGCACAATTATTTTATGATAGAACGATTAATGCGGATTTATCCGATAATTATAAAAAATTCATAAGCTATTTACCTAAAAATGCTCACATTTTAGATGCAGGTTGCGGAGTCGGGCGTGATACAAAATATTTTTTAAGCCAAAGATATCAAGTTACTGCTTTTGACGGTTCAACCGAAATGGTCAGATTAGCATCAAAAGAAACCGGAATAAATGTACTGCACTCAACTTTTCAAGATATGAATTTTAAGGAGTTATTTGATGGTGTTTGGGCTCAAGCAACTCTCCTTCATGTACCTTATGATGAAACAAAAGATGTTTATAAAAAAATTCACGCTGCATTAAAGCCGGAAGGAATTTTTTATGCTTCTTACGGATATGGTTCAGATATTATACAAAATGATGATCGCGATTTTTACAATATGAATGAGGATACAATAAAACTTTATTTTAATGGGCTTTTTGAGGTAGTTAAAATATGGACGGAAAAGAGTAAGAGATTCTCTCCAAGTAAGGAAGCATTATGGTTAAATTTCATTGTCAAAAAAAGTAAAAACTATGATTAG
- a CDS encoding carbonic anhydrase: MIYVKYIILGFIMVSSLSLYAANNDIIADKEIIKIEVSKEHLKTLNEASTLLISCVDFRLIDETDKLMKQLGLEDNFDKVSLPGASLALVNERYTYWGKTIEDTIGILQQLHNIKQIVFLDHRDCGAYKMLIGQEQLNTKEKETAEHTIILNKARSLIKEKFPQLKVYTFLMGVDGVVEQIYEKTIPN, translated from the coding sequence ATGATATATGTAAAATATATAATTTTAGGGTTTATTATGGTGTCTAGTTTAAGTCTTTACGCTGCTAACAATGATATAATTGCCGATAAGGAAATTATAAAAATAGAAGTAAGTAAAGAGCATTTAAAAACATTAAACGAAGCTTCAACGCTTTTAATTAGTTGTGTAGATTTCAGGCTAATAGATGAAACTGATAAATTAATGAAACAGTTAGGATTAGAAGATAATTTTGATAAAGTATCACTGCCTGGTGCATCACTAGCCCTTGTTAATGAAAGATATACTTATTGGGGGAAGACAATAGAAGATACGATAGGAATTTTACAACAGTTACATAATATTAAGCAAATTGTGTTCCTTGACCATAGAGATTGTGGAGCTTATAAGATGCTTATAGGTCAGGAACAGCTAAACACCAAGGAAAAAGAAACGGCAGAACATACAATAATCTTAAATAAAGCACGTAGCCTAATCAAAGAAAAATTCCCACAGTTAAAAGTTTATACTTTCTTAATGGGTGTTGACGGTGTAGTAGAGCAGATTTATGAAAAAACCATTCCTAACTAA
- a CDS encoding mechanosensitive ion channel family protein, with protein MQYLMDLYHTSSTELVLLFVMLVSLIPVIFLIKRLIFIPVKNYLTRHHYDDYERILKKSPIFRYLLHTLLALYFIGWGNVFHPTSFKAHVLLGIKDTIVILYTSISVTMLLLTLIDAFADLYNNRIKAVTKNAPLSLYFQILKIIVIVIAAMVTISYILNISLSTFLTSLGAAAALLTFVFKDTVLGLLASLQLTTQEIINIGDWVRIGEIEGTVEKITISVVTIRNFDQSISTVPTYSILNSNVTNYRGISESGARRVKRVFNINMATINFCDATILKELKKSPYISKDVIDKITLDKEEKDLTNIKLFKLYIQEYLKNNPAVYTEGFTFLVRQLEPTINGLPIEIYIFVKEVNLVGYENIQDNISEHLISILPEFKLKIFQNVGVV; from the coding sequence ATGCAATATTTAATGGATTTATATCATACCTCAAGTACTGAGTTAGTATTATTGTTTGTTATGTTAGTATCTCTTATACCGGTGATATTTCTAATTAAAAGATTAATTTTTATTCCTGTAAAAAATTATTTAACTAGACATCATTATGATGATTATGAAAGGATACTAAAAAAATCTCCTATATTTCGTTATTTATTACACACTTTATTAGCACTTTACTTTATAGGTTGGGGAAATGTTTTTCATCCTACTTCTTTTAAAGCACATGTATTACTGGGAATCAAAGATACTATAGTAATCTTATATACTAGTATATCCGTGACGATGTTATTATTAACGCTTATAGATGCTTTTGCAGATTTGTATAACAATAGGATCAAGGCCGTTACAAAAAATGCACCGCTTAGCTTATATTTTCAAATATTAAAAATTATTGTCATAGTTATTGCAGCAATGGTAACTATTTCATATATATTAAATATTTCGCTTAGTACATTCTTAACAAGTTTAGGTGCAGCCGCAGCTCTTTTAACATTTGTTTTCAAAGATACCGTTTTAGGATTACTTGCAAGCTTGCAACTAACTACTCAAGAAATTATTAATATTGGAGACTGGGTACGTATAGGCGAAATTGAAGGAACAGTTGAAAAAATTACTATTTCCGTAGTAACAATTAGGAATTTTGACCAATCTATTTCTACAGTTCCTACTTACAGTATTTTAAATTCTAATGTAACTAATTATAGAGGAATTAGTGAATCAGGAGCAAGAAGGGTAAAGAGAGTATTTAATATTAATATGGCAACTATTAACTTCTGTGATGCTACTATTTTAAAAGAACTAAAAAAATCTCCTTATATATCAAAGGATGTAATAGATAAAATAACTCTTGATAAAGAAGAGAAAGATTTAACCAACATTAAACTATTCAAATTGTATATTCAGGAATATCTAAAAAATAATCCAGCAGTTTATACCGAAGGGTTTACTTTTCTAGTAAGACAGCTTGAACCTACGATTAATGGGCTGCCTATAGAAATATATATCTTTGTTAAAGAAGTGAATTTAGTAGGTTATGAAAATATACAGGATAATATTTCTGAACATTTAATTTCTATACTTCCTGAATTTAAATTAAAAATATTTCAGAATGTAGGAGTGGTATAA
- the pgsA gene encoding CDP-diacylglycerol--glycerol-3-phosphate 3-phosphatidyltransferase, whose protein sequence is MRIDKNLPNYLTIARIMVIPVIILAFYINNSLARKLGALLFVLASITDFFDGYIARKYNLVTSFGKMFDPIADKLLVGCVIIMLLKKDNVDEIPCLLILAREFLVSGLREFLALVKVSVPVSRLAKVKTFLQMFALSILILGSKGSGIIYLDIVGEIILWIAAFLTIITGYSYFKACKKYF, encoded by the coding sequence ATGAGAATAGATAAAAATTTACCTAATTATCTAACTATTGCTCGAATAATGGTAATTCCGGTTATTATACTGGCATTTTATATAAATAATTCACTTGCACGTAAACTTGGAGCATTATTATTTGTTTTAGCTAGTATTACGGATTTTTTTGACGGTTATATTGCAAGAAAATATAATTTAGTTACGAGCTTTGGCAAGATGTTTGACCCTATAGCAGATAAGCTACTAGTAGGTTGCGTTATTATAATGCTACTAAAAAAAGATAACGTAGATGAGATACCTTGTCTATTAATTTTAGCACGAGAATTTTTAGTTAGCGGTCTTCGGGAGTTTTTAGCTCTAGTAAAGGTTAGTGTGCCTGTATCGAGACTCGCCAAGGTAAAAACGTTCTTACAAATGTTTGCCCTATCTATATTAATACTAGGCTCAAAAGGTTCAGGAATTATTTATTTAGATATAGTAGGGGAAATAATTTTATGGATTGCCGCTTTTTTAACAATCATTACAGGTTATTCTTATTTTAAAGCATGTAAGAAATATTTTTAA
- the ftsH gene encoding ATP-dependent zinc metalloprotease FtsH, translating into MNNQGRSILAWAALFVFVILLFNVFQSDGLLGGRNNITFSDFLTRVDEKTVNSVKIQGRVIEGTSNDGSTFNTYAPDYPDLVNRLTSNDVNIEVMPLETRMNTFLGFLISWFPMLLLIGVWVFFMRQMHGGGKAMGFGKSKARLLSDKGPKITFKDVAGIDEAKEELTEIVDFLRDPSKFQKLGGKIPKGCLLIGPPGTGKTLLAKAIAGEANVPFFSISGSDFVEMFVGVGASRVRDMFEQGKRNAPCIIFIDEIDAVGRHRGIGMGGGNDEREQTLNQMLVEMDGFEANEGVVIIAATNRPDVLDRALLRPGRFDRQIAVANPDINGREQILKVHLKKIKYNSTVLARIIARGTPGFSGAELANLVNEAALIAARLGKKEVDMHDMEEAKDKVLMGVARRSIAMSEKEKRLTAYHEGGHALVGLYCPAASPIHKATIIPRGNALGMVQRLPETDEYSQNREQMESSIAVYMAGRVAEEIIFGRNKVTSGASSDIKGATNIARAMVTKAGLSDLIGPIFHGSSGDDMYGRQPSNETSEATAELIDAEVKKIITQGYEFAKDILTKHIDQLHTLANALIEYETLSGQQIKNLLSGRALDSEEENKFPFNDSSTIKIDKEKSPEKTKTAKAKKDNSSV; encoded by the coding sequence ATGAATAATCAAGGTAGAAGTATTTTAGCTTGGGCAGCACTTTTTGTTTTTGTAATATTACTTTTTAATGTTTTCCAATCTGATGGTTTACTGGGCGGAAGAAATAATATAACTTTCTCGGATTTTTTAACACGAGTTGATGAAAAGACCGTTAATTCGGTAAAAATTCAAGGTAGAGTAATTGAAGGCACTTCAAATGACGGCTCTACTTTTAACACTTATGCTCCTGATTATCCTGATTTAGTAAATCGTCTTACTAGTAATGACGTTAATATTGAAGTGATGCCTCTTGAAACAAGAATGAATACCTTTTTAGGCTTTTTAATTTCTTGGTTTCCTATGCTTTTATTGATAGGTGTTTGGGTTTTTTTCATGCGTCAAATGCATGGAGGCGGGAAAGCCATGGGGTTTGGAAAATCTAAAGCTAGGTTGCTATCAGATAAAGGACCAAAAATTACCTTTAAAGATGTAGCAGGTATCGATGAAGCAAAAGAAGAATTAACTGAAATAGTAGATTTTTTAAGAGATCCAAGTAAATTCCAAAAGCTTGGCGGTAAAATACCGAAAGGCTGCTTACTTATTGGTCCTCCTGGAACAGGTAAAACGCTTCTTGCTAAAGCAATCGCAGGTGAGGCTAATGTTCCGTTTTTTAGCATATCCGGCTCTGATTTTGTTGAAATGTTTGTAGGTGTTGGTGCAAGCCGTGTGCGTGATATGTTTGAACAAGGTAAACGTAATGCTCCTTGTATTATCTTTATCGATGAAATTGATGCGGTAGGTCGTCATAGAGGTATCGGTATGGGCGGTGGCAATGATGAACGTGAGCAAACATTAAACCAAATGTTAGTCGAAATGGACGGGTTTGAAGCAAATGAGGGAGTTGTGATTATTGCAGCTACAAACCGTCCTGATGTTCTTGATCGTGCATTGCTACGTCCCGGTAGATTTGATCGTCAAATTGCCGTTGCAAACCCTGATATAAATGGCCGTGAGCAAATTCTAAAAGTACATTTAAAGAAAATTAAATATAATAGTACGGTACTAGCACGAATTATTGCTCGTGGTACCCCGGGCTTTTCCGGTGCTGAACTTGCTAACTTAGTTAATGAAGCTGCTCTTATTGCTGCAAGGCTTGGTAAGAAAGAAGTTGATATGCACGATATGGAAGAGGCAAAAGATAAAGTGCTGATGGGAGTTGCACGTCGCTCTATTGCAATGTCGGAGAAAGAAAAAAGGTTAACTGCATATCATGAAGGAGGCCATGCCTTAGTTGGGCTTTATTGCCCTGCAGCATCGCCTATTCATAAAGCTACGATTATACCGCGCGGTAATGCTCTTGGGATGGTGCAAAGACTTCCTGAAACTGATGAATATTCTCAGAATCGTGAACAGATGGAATCATCTATAGCAGTTTATATGGCGGGAAGAGTAGCAGAGGAAATTATTTTCGGTAGAAATAAAGTTACCTCAGGAGCTTCATCGGATATAAAAGGTGCAACTAATATTGCAAGGGCGATGGTTACAAAAGCCGGTTTAAGCGATTTAATAGGACCGATATTTCACGGTTCAAGCGGCGATGATATGTATGGTAGACAACCGAGTAATGAAACCTCGGAAGCTACTGCCGAGTTAATTGATGCCGAAGTTAAAAAAATTATTACGCAAGGATATGAATTTGCAAAAGATATTTTAACAAAACATATAGATCAACTTCATACTTTAGCTAATGCTTTAATTGAATATGAGACATTGTCCGGTCAGCAAATTAAAAATTTACTTAGCGGTAGAGCTTTAGATTCAGAAGAGGAGAATAAGTTTCCTTTTAATGATTCATCTACTATAAAAATAGATAAAGAAAAATCACCTGAGAAAACAAAAACAGCTAAAGCTAAAAAAGACAATTCTAGTGTATAG